In the genome of Vicia villosa cultivar HV-30 ecotype Madison, WI linkage group LG7, Vvil1.0, whole genome shotgun sequence, one region contains:
- the LOC131619246 gene encoding LRR receptor-like serine/threonine-protein kinase EFR produces the protein MKSFSLLHLHLLFLLTLCLMCFSPNKIVAVILQNQTDYLALLKFKESISIDPYRTLESLNSSIHFCKWYGITCSPMHQRVIELNLDGSELHGSLSPYVGNLTFLKILYLRNNSFSGEIPQELGKLLQLQQLRLTNNSFAGQIPTNLTYCSNLEWLSLGKNNLIGKIPIEIGSLKKLRTLEVWKNNLTGRISSFIGNLSSLRGFSFTYNHIQGDIPQEICHLKNLSVLLLGGNKLSGMVPSYLYNISSLTMLSMPENSFHGSLPLNMFNTLPNLQHFAISGNEFSGSIATSIINASNIILFDISRNYFEGQVPSLGRLKNLSFLNLEDNNLGDNSTKDLEFLKSLTNCSMLNAFSMATNNFGGILPNSIGNLSTELKQLYLGVNMISGQIPAELGGLVGLTLLSMVGNKFEGNIPTTFGKFQNMQMLDLNGNKLSGDIPSSIGNLTQLYKLDLHLNMFEGNIPPSIGNCQKLQYLDLSQNKLRGTIPLEVFSHSSLTNLLDLSHNSLSGSLPREVGMLKNIGKLNVSNNHLASAYRRLKRGC, from the coding sequence ATGAAGTCTTTTTCTCTTTTacaccttcatcttctttttctcttAACCTTATGTTTAATGTGCTTTAGTCCTAACAAAATTGTGGCAGTGATATTACAAAACCAAACAGATTATTTAGCATTGCTCAAATTCAAAGAATCAATATCCATTGATCCATATAGAACTCTTGAATCTTTGAATTCTTCCATCCACTTCTGCAAGTGGTATGGAATCACATGCAGCCCCATGCATCAAAGAGTTATTGAGTTGAACTTAGATGGATCTGAATTACATGGATCTTTATCTCCCTATGTTGGCAATCTCACTTTTCTGAAAATTCTCTACCTAAGAAAcaacagcttctctggagaaatTCCACAGGAGTTAGGTAAGTTGCTACAATTGCAGCAACTTCGTCTCACCAATAACTCATTTGCAGGTCAAATTCCTACAAACTTGACATATTGCTCCAATCTTGAATGGTTATCCTTGGGTAAGAACAATCTCATTGGTAAAATACCAATCGAAATTGGCTCTTTGAAAAAACTCAGAACATtagaagtttggaaaaacaactTAACCGGAAGAATCTCTTCATTTATAGGGAATCTCTCAAGCTTAAGGGGCTTTTCCTTTACTTATAACCACATACAAGGAGATATTCCACAAGAAATATGTCACCTTAAAAACTTGTCAGTTTTACTTTTGGGTGGGAACAAATTGTCTGGTATGGTTCCTTCTTATCTTTACAACATATCATCACTTACCATGCTTTCCATGCCAGAGAATAGCTTTCATGGATCTCTTCCACTAAACATGTTCAACACCCTCCCCAATCTCCAACATTTTGCTATTTCAGGAAATGAATTTTCCGGTTCAATTGCCACTTCCATAATAAATGCGTCTAacattatattgtttgatatcagTAGAAATTATTTTGAGGGACAAGTTCCAAGTTTAGGTAGGctaaaaaatttatcttttttgAATTTGGAAGACAACAATTTAGGTGACAATTCAACTAAGGATTTGGAGTTTTTAAAATCTTTGACAAACTGTAGCATGTTAAATGCGTTTTCTATGGCCACCAATAATTTTGGAGGCATTCTACCAAATTCTATAGGCAATTTATCCACTGAGCTTAAGCAACTATATCTTGGGGTTAATATGATATCAGGACAAATTCCTGCTGAGTTAGGAGGTTTAGTTGGCTTAACTCTCTTGAGCATGGTAGGTAACAAATTTGAAGGAAATATTCCAACAACTTTTGGGAAGTTCCAAAATATGCAGATGTTAGATTTGAACGGAAACAAGCTGTCAGGAGATATACCATCCTCTATAGGTAATCTTACTCAGTTGTATAAATTGGATTTACATCTTAATATGTTTGAAGGAAATATTCCTCCAAGCATAGGTAACTGTCAAAAGTTACAATATCTAGATCTTTCGCAGAATAAGCTTCGAGGAACCATCCCTTTAGAGGTTTTTAGTCATTCGTCTTTAACAAATTTATTGGACTTGTCACATAACTCTTTGAGTGGTAGCTTACCAAGAGAAGTGGGTATGTTAAAAAATATTGGTAAGCTAAATGTCTCTAATAATCATTTAGCTTCTGCCTATCGCCGCTTGAAGCGGGgttgttga